One genomic segment of Profundibacter amoris includes these proteins:
- the nhaA gene encoding Na+/H+ antiporter NhaA: protein MPLLRAFDRFFKHDAAGGILLMLSAVMAMVVANSAFGPYYEAALGSYLKITLNDTGLSKPLILWINDGLMAVFFFLIGLELKRELLEGKLKNPRDVMLPGFAALGGIAIPALIYVTLNWGQPDTIGGWAIPAATDIAFALGILAMVGKRAPASLKIFLLTLAILDDLAAILIIALFYTAELKIDYLLMALVPLAAMFWLNRQGTHRVAPMLLLGVILWVLVLKSGVHATVAGVLTAFFIPMKDKFGKSPLHALEHGLAPYVLYLIVPIFAFANAGVVLQGMTSADLLAPLPLGISLGLFLGKQAGVLGAVYLMVKFGFARLPSGANWGHIYGVACLAGIGFTMSLFIGSLSFTDPALMNQVRLGVLAGSLVSAVLGYSVLRLMRAPKEAPAEVRG, encoded by the coding sequence ATGCCCCTTCTTCGCGCTTTCGACCGCTTCTTCAAACATGACGCAGCGGGGGGCATATTGCTGATGCTGTCGGCCGTGATGGCGATGGTTGTCGCCAACTCCGCTTTCGGGCCGTATTACGAGGCCGCCCTTGGATCCTACCTGAAAATTACCCTGAACGACACGGGGCTGTCCAAACCGTTGATCCTGTGGATCAATGACGGGTTGATGGCGGTTTTCTTTTTCCTGATCGGGCTGGAACTGAAACGCGAATTGCTGGAAGGCAAGCTGAAGAACCCGCGCGATGTTATGCTGCCGGGGTTTGCCGCTCTCGGGGGCATCGCCATTCCGGCGCTGATCTATGTCACGCTGAACTGGGGGCAACCCGACACCATTGGCGGCTGGGCCATTCCGGCGGCCACCGATATTGCCTTTGCGCTGGGGATTCTGGCGATGGTGGGCAAACGCGCACCTGCATCGCTAAAGATATTCCTGCTGACACTGGCCATTCTGGATGATCTGGCCGCGATCCTGATCATCGCCCTGTTCTATACGGCAGAACTGAAAATCGACTATCTGCTGATGGCGCTGGTCCCGCTGGCCGCCATGTTCTGGCTGAACCGGCAGGGCACCCACCGTGTGGCACCGATGCTGTTGCTGGGCGTGATCCTGTGGGTTCTGGTGCTGAAATCCGGCGTTCATGCAACCGTTGCGGGGGTTCTGACCGCCTTCTTCATCCCGATGAAAGACAAGTTCGGCAAATCCCCCCTGCACGCGCTGGAACACGGGCTGGCCCCCTATGTGCTGTATCTGATCGTGCCGATCTTTGCCTTTGCCAATGCCGGTGTTGTGCTACAGGGCATGACCTCTGCCGACCTGCTGGCACCTTTGCCACTGGGCATTTCTCTGGGGCTGTTTCTGGGCAAACAGGCGGGCGTATTGGGGGCGGTTTACCTAATGGTGAAGTTCGGCTTTGCCCGACTGCCCAGCGGAGCAAACTGGGGCCATATCTATGGCGTGGCCTGTCTGGCGGGGATCGGATTTACCATGTCGCTGTTCATCGGCTCGCTCAGCTTTACCGATCCGGCCCTGATGAACCAGGTGCGCCTCGGGGTGCTGGCCGGTTCTCTGGTCTCGGCGGTTCTTGGCTATAGCGTTCTGCGGTTAATGCGGGCGCCGAAAGAGGCACCCGCGGAGGTCCGAGGCTAA